Proteins co-encoded in one Armatimonadota bacterium genomic window:
- a CDS encoding ABC transporter ATP-binding protein, whose protein sequence is MLVLERVFAGYGHGWVLQDVALSVQEGEVVCLLGRNGAGKSTTLKSIIGLVPQVEGRILFRGQNLIGRPTHAIRRMGIGYVPEDRRIFPGLTVLENLLVGAEGRSQAQRDQGWTVERVFELFPALKPLQDRPGRSLSGGEQRMLAIARALMGDPELLLLDEPSEGLAPLVVQALWEQIRRLRETGLAILLSEQNLWFAAGLSSRIYILDKGQVQFQGTYEALLADESLKQAYLAV, encoded by the coding sequence GTGCTGGTGCTGGAGCGGGTGTTCGCGGGGTACGGCCACGGGTGGGTGCTGCAGGACGTGGCCCTCTCCGTCCAGGAGGGAGAAGTCGTGTGCCTCCTGGGACGGAACGGGGCCGGCAAGAGCACCACCCTGAAGTCCATCATAGGCCTGGTTCCCCAGGTGGAAGGGCGCATCCTCTTCCGTGGACAGAACCTGATCGGACGTCCCACCCATGCCATCCGGCGGATGGGAATCGGGTACGTACCGGAGGATCGCCGCATCTTCCCCGGGTTAACGGTTCTGGAGAACCTGCTGGTGGGTGCGGAGGGACGCTCCCAGGCCCAGAGAGACCAGGGGTGGACGGTGGAGAGGGTCTTCGAGCTCTTTCCGGCCCTGAAGCCGTTGCAGGATCGGCCTGGGCGATCCCTCAGCGGCGGGGAGCAGCGGATGCTGGCCATCGCCCGGGCCCTTATGGGGGATCCGGAGCTCCTGCTCCTCGATGAGCCTTCCGAGGGCCTTGCCCCGCTGGTGGTCCAGGCCCTGTGGGAGCAAATCCGGAGGCTCAGGGAGACGGGGCTGGCGATCCTGCTGTCCGAGCAGAACCTGTGGTTCGCCGCGGGCCTCAGCTCGAGGATCTACATCCTGGATAAGGGCCAGGTTCAGTTCCAGGGTACCTACGAAGCGCTCCTCGCGGACGAATCGTTGAAGCAGGCCTATCTTGCGGTGTGA
- a CDS encoding biotin carboxyl carrier protein, with amino-acid sequence MDPVRLVDTTLRDGAQSLWASDIPTRLIAEAAEDLVRAEFQAVEVPVNPIYFKKFVRDLREDPWEMCRVVARALRDVPKACMGAVSLNPFAGVNPRCLTMLFYERVAAIGALNRVQLTANTMDQPKRLFPWLVPFLRSLNYQIVFALSYAISPRHTDAYYSEKTRELLAFQPDAIYLKDQGGLLTPDRVRTLLPAILEAAGNVPVELHSHCTTGLAPLCYLEAIQLGVRVVHTAIPPLANGSSQPSVFNVVQNARYLGWRVQVNEEAVRAASDRLWAFARREGRPVGMPVEYDYGQYVHQVPGGVISNLRFQLQELRMEHRLQEVLEEIVRVRADLGYPIMITPYSQHVATQAALNVLTGERYRLVTDEVIRFALGAFGEDSGYTWMDPEVKDRILGRARAREIAAQLEALREEEEAPLEVIRQKLGMVHADEETLLLHCIMKGEGEIQGVKGNGSRPPRASRNSLAALLERLSAQSQVRYVAIQKGNTSLVLRST; translated from the coding sequence ATGGATCCGGTACGGCTGGTGGACACCACACTCCGGGACGGCGCCCAGAGCCTGTGGGCTTCGGACATCCCCACGCGGCTCATCGCGGAGGCGGCCGAGGATCTGGTTCGGGCGGAGTTCCAGGCGGTAGAGGTGCCCGTGAACCCCATTTACTTCAAGAAGTTCGTGCGGGACCTGCGGGAGGACCCCTGGGAGATGTGCCGGGTAGTGGCGCGGGCGCTCCGGGACGTGCCCAAGGCGTGCATGGGGGCTGTGAGCCTCAATCCCTTCGCGGGTGTCAATCCCCGCTGTCTGACCATGCTGTTCTACGAGCGCGTGGCGGCCATCGGGGCGTTGAATCGGGTTCAGCTCACGGCCAACACCATGGACCAGCCCAAGCGGCTCTTCCCGTGGCTGGTGCCCTTTCTGCGCTCCCTGAATTACCAGATCGTCTTCGCCCTCTCGTACGCCATCTCCCCCCGCCACACGGACGCGTACTACTCGGAGAAGACCCGGGAACTGCTGGCCTTCCAACCGGATGCCATCTATCTCAAGGATCAGGGGGGACTGCTGACGCCGGACCGGGTCCGGACCCTCCTGCCCGCCATCCTGGAGGCCGCGGGGAACGTCCCGGTAGAGCTCCACTCACACTGCACCACAGGGCTGGCTCCCCTCTGCTATCTGGAGGCCATCCAGCTGGGGGTCCGGGTGGTGCACACCGCCATCCCCCCACTCGCCAACGGGTCCTCGCAGCCGTCCGTCTTCAACGTGGTGCAGAACGCCCGGTATCTGGGATGGAGGGTGCAGGTGAACGAGGAGGCGGTGCGGGCGGCCTCGGACCGGCTGTGGGCGTTCGCCCGGAGGGAGGGTAGGCCGGTGGGGATGCCCGTGGAGTACGACTACGGCCAGTACGTGCACCAGGTGCCGGGAGGGGTCATCTCCAACCTGCGGTTCCAGCTGCAGGAGCTGCGCATGGAACACCGGTTGCAGGAGGTGCTGGAGGAGATCGTGCGGGTCCGGGCGGACCTCGGGTATCCCATCATGATCACGCCGTACTCCCAGCACGTGGCCACGCAGGCGGCCCTGAACGTGCTGACGGGGGAGCGGTACCGCCTGGTGACGGACGAGGTGATCCGGTTTGCCCTCGGGGCCTTTGGGGAGGACTCGGGATATACCTGGATGGATCCGGAGGTGAAGGACCGGATCCTGGGGCGAGCCCGGGCCCGGGAGATCGCCGCGCAGCTGGAGGCCCTGCGGGAGGAGGAAGAGGCCCCCCTGGAGGTGATCCGGCAGAAGCTGGGAATGGTGCACGCGGACGAGGAGACCCTGCTGCTGCACTGCATCATGAAGGGCGAGGGGGAGATCCAGGGAGTGAAGGGGAACGGCTCCCGCCCGCCCCGGGCTTCCCGGAACTCCCTTGCCGCGCTTCTGGAGCGCCTGAGCGCACAGTCTCAGGTGCGGTACGTGGCCATCCAGAAAGGGAACACCTCCCTCGTGCTCCGGTCCACATAG
- a CDS encoding DUF885 domain-containing protein, translating to MYGDFETTVTEILQATFDFYPLWASGLGLHAYDGVAGRYDLASLDARLRDLRTAQRALEAVDPNALSPEQHLDLQVLRAAVEKEQFEIAELREFERNPILYTAFLDTTHYLKRAYAPLDQRLERLAEYQRQVPGLLETARRNLVGPCARPHVQVAMEIFEGMLRYLEHNLPRAAAGASPAVRSRLLEANAQAAAAVRAFLGFLQEEVLPKATEAFALGAPLYRRMLWVGERLDLDLQALREIGEQELLRLREAVEEAGRRLAPGRSPAEVVRMLAEEHPSEEELLPLVRALVEELRAFLEERDVVTLPVGDRLHVEPTPPFLRWAFALMDTAGPFEETSTDSYYYLTLPEADWSPQQKEEWMRRFDPYTLRNTTVHEVYPGHYVHFLHLRRLSSRVRRVFHAYSFVEGWAHYAEEMLVEQGYGGEKLRLAQLLDALLRAVRLVVSIGMHTEGMTVAQAVRRFREDAYLEPLPAYWEAQRGTFDPGYLNYTLGKLMLHKLRRDYESERGGAFRLREFHDRLLQLGAPPIPVARQALLRNPGGSLL from the coding sequence GTGTACGGCGATTTCGAGACCACGGTGACGGAGATCCTGCAGGCCACCTTCGACTTCTACCCCCTTTGGGCAAGCGGGCTCGGACTCCACGCCTACGACGGGGTAGCCGGGCGGTACGACCTGGCCTCCCTGGACGCTCGCCTGCGAGACCTCCGCACCGCGCAGCGGGCGCTGGAGGCGGTGGACCCGAACGCGCTCTCTCCGGAACAGCATCTGGACCTACAGGTGCTGCGGGCCGCGGTGGAGAAGGAGCAGTTTGAGATCGCGGAGCTCCGGGAGTTCGAGCGCAATCCCATCCTGTACACCGCTTTCCTCGACACGACCCACTACCTCAAGCGCGCCTACGCGCCCCTGGACCAACGCCTGGAGCGCCTGGCGGAGTACCAACGCCAGGTGCCCGGTCTCCTTGAGACGGCCCGGCGGAACCTGGTGGGGCCCTGCGCGAGGCCGCACGTACAGGTGGCCATGGAGATCTTCGAGGGGATGCTGCGCTACCTGGAGCACAACCTCCCGAGGGCAGCCGCGGGAGCCTCCCCCGCCGTCCGTTCCCGACTGCTGGAGGCCAACGCCCAGGCCGCGGCCGCGGTCCGGGCCTTTCTGGGATTCCTCCAGGAAGAAGTCCTGCCGAAGGCTACGGAGGCATTCGCCCTGGGAGCTCCCCTCTACCGCCGGATGCTGTGGGTGGGAGAACGGCTGGACCTGGATCTTCAGGCCCTCCGGGAGATCGGCGAGCAGGAACTCCTCCGGCTGCGCGAGGCTGTTGAGGAAGCGGGCCGCCGTCTCGCCCCAGGGCGCTCCCCGGCGGAAGTGGTGCGGATGCTGGCTGAGGAGCATCCCTCCGAGGAGGAGCTGCTCCCTCTCGTGCGTGCCCTGGTGGAGGAGCTCCGGGCCTTTCTGGAGGAGCGGGATGTGGTGACGCTCCCTGTAGGAGACCGTCTGCACGTGGAGCCCACCCCGCCGTTTTTGCGCTGGGCCTTCGCCCTCATGGACACCGCGGGCCCTTTCGAGGAGACCAGCACGGATTCTTACTATTACCTCACCCTCCCGGAGGCGGACTGGTCTCCGCAGCAGAAGGAGGAGTGGATGCGGCGGTTCGACCCGTACACCCTGCGGAACACCACCGTGCACGAGGTCTATCCCGGGCACTACGTCCACTTCCTGCACCTGCGCCGCCTGTCCAGCAGGGTCCGGAGGGTGTTCCACGCGTACTCCTTCGTGGAGGGGTGGGCGCACTACGCGGAGGAGATGCTGGTAGAGCAGGGATACGGAGGGGAAAAGCTTCGGCTCGCGCAGCTCCTGGACGCCCTGCTGCGTGCCGTGCGGCTCGTGGTGAGCATCGGGATGCACACGGAGGGAATGACGGTGGCTCAGGCGGTGCGGAGGTTTAGGGAAGACGCGTATCTCGAGCCTCTCCCGGCCTACTGGGAAGCTCAGCGGGGGACCTTCGATCCCGGTTACCTGAACTACACCCTCGGCAAGCTCATGCTCCACAAGCTGCGGCGGGACTACGAGTCCGAACGCGGAGGAGCCTTCCGGCTACGGGAGTTCCACGACCGGTTGCTTCAGCTGGGTGCCCCGCCGATCCCAGTGGCCCGTCAGGCCCTGCTCCGAAACCCGGGGGGATCACTCCTCTGA
- a CDS encoding branched-chain amino acid ABC transporter permease produces the protein MHAILGLQFISALVSASFLFLLAAGVWLVFGVSRFLNLAHGSLFMLAGFLAYALSEILLDRAGGFWILVGTIPALMGILGAVLERVLIRRFYGAPLRVQLLPMVALIFMISDLCRYIWGEFPKSIPVLGRFGVVSVGGVTFPGYYAVVILVSGSVALALGWIVQRTRWGRLVRAVAQDREMAAACGVDESRLATQVFAVGTALAGLAGVLVVPISGASLGMDVSAVIDAFVVVVVGGLGSILGAAATAVLVGLTQAFGILVLPQFAIAFVFALMALVLMVRPKGLFGVD, from the coding sequence ATGCACGCCATCCTGGGCCTGCAGTTCATCAGTGCCCTGGTCTCCGCCTCCTTCCTGTTCCTGCTGGCGGCGGGGGTGTGGCTCGTGTTCGGCGTCTCACGGTTCCTCAATCTCGCCCACGGGTCCCTCTTCATGCTCGCGGGGTTCCTGGCGTACGCCCTGAGCGAGATCCTCCTGGACCGGGCAGGGGGCTTCTGGATCCTCGTAGGAACCATCCCCGCCCTTATGGGGATACTGGGAGCTGTGCTGGAGCGTGTGCTCATCCGCAGGTTCTACGGTGCTCCCCTTCGGGTCCAGCTCCTGCCCATGGTGGCACTGATCTTCATGATCTCCGACCTCTGTCGGTACATCTGGGGCGAGTTCCCGAAGAGCATCCCGGTCCTGGGGCGGTTCGGTGTGGTTTCCGTCGGAGGGGTGACGTTCCCTGGATATTACGCGGTGGTGATCCTGGTGAGTGGATCGGTGGCTCTGGCCCTGGGGTGGATCGTGCAGCGGACCCGGTGGGGACGGCTGGTGCGGGCCGTGGCCCAGGATCGGGAGATGGCGGCCGCGTGCGGGGTGGATGAATCCCGACTCGCCACGCAGGTGTTCGCGGTGGGGACCGCCCTGGCGGGGCTGGCAGGAGTCCTGGTGGTGCCCATCTCCGGGGCAAGCCTGGGAATGGACGTGAGCGCGGTGATCGACGCCTTTGTGGTGGTGGTGGTGGGCGGGCTGGGCAGCATCCTGGGTGCCGCGGCCACCGCGGTCCTGGTAGGGCTCACGCAGGCCTTCGGTATCCTCGTCCTCCCCCAGTTCGCCATCGCCTTCGTCTTCGCCCTCATGGCCCTGGTGCTCATGGTGCGGCCCAAAGGGCTTTTCGGGGTGGACTGA
- the rph gene encoding ribonuclease PH — MRRADGRAPSELRSVRITRNYIRHAEGSVLIQLGETRVVCTATVEERVPVWLRGSGSGWITAEYGMLPRSTRERTPREGGKPGGRAAEIQRMIGRSLRAAVDLKKLGERTIWLDCDVIQADGGTRTAAITGGFVALVDALSLLYRTQALDAWPVRAFVAATSVGIVDGIPMLDLSYEEDVRAQVDMNLVMTETGELVEIQGTAEGRPFRREELDLLLALGEAGIRRLVEVQKAVLQERGG, encoded by the coding sequence ATCCGGCGGGCGGATGGCCGCGCCCCCAGCGAACTCCGCTCCGTGCGCATCACCCGGAACTACATCAGGCATGCGGAGGGATCCGTGCTCATCCAGCTGGGAGAAACCCGGGTGGTGTGCACCGCCACCGTGGAGGAACGGGTGCCGGTGTGGCTGCGGGGCTCCGGCTCCGGGTGGATCACCGCGGAGTACGGAATGCTCCCCCGTTCCACCCGGGAGCGCACGCCTCGGGAGGGCGGAAAGCCGGGAGGCCGGGCCGCGGAGATCCAGCGGATGATCGGTCGATCCCTGCGGGCGGCCGTGGATCTGAAGAAGCTCGGAGAGCGCACCATCTGGCTGGACTGCGATGTGATCCAGGCGGACGGAGGAACCCGGACCGCCGCCATCACTGGCGGGTTCGTGGCTCTGGTGGACGCCCTCTCGCTCCTGTACCGCACCCAGGCGCTGGATGCCTGGCCCGTGCGGGCCTTCGTGGCCGCCACCAGCGTGGGGATCGTGGATGGGATCCCCATGCTGGACCTCAGCTACGAGGAGGACGTCCGGGCCCAGGTGGACATGAACCTGGTGATGACGGAGACCGGCGAGCTGGTGGAGATCCAGGGGACCGCGGAAGGCCGGCCGTTCCGGCGGGAGGAGCTGGACCTTCTCCTAGCCCTGGGGGAGGCCGGGATCCGAAGATTGGTGGAGGTACAGAAGGCCGTCCTCCAGGAACGGGGCGGATGA
- a CDS encoding XTP/dITP diphosphatase, with translation MRTLVVATRNEGKLRELARLLEDLPFQVRSLRDYPHLPPVPEEGSTYAENAVRKALAVAQATGEIALADDSGLEVDALGGDPGVYSARLLGENATDAERNAEILRRLAGVPWERRTARYRAVVAVALPDGTVRTFEGTCEGRIALAPRGSEGFGYDPIFYVPDLGRTVAELEPHEKDRISHRGKAMARAREFLRSLAG, from the coding sequence ATGAGGACCCTCGTGGTGGCCACCCGCAACGAGGGGAAGCTCCGGGAGCTTGCCCGTCTGCTGGAGGATCTCCCCTTTCAGGTTCGATCTCTCCGGGACTATCCGCACCTTCCGCCGGTACCGGAGGAGGGCAGCACCTATGCGGAGAACGCGGTGCGCAAGGCCCTCGCCGTGGCCCAGGCCACGGGGGAGATCGCCCTCGCGGACGATTCGGGGCTCGAGGTGGATGCCCTGGGTGGCGATCCCGGCGTCTACTCCGCGCGACTGCTGGGAGAGAACGCCACGGACGCGGAACGCAACGCGGAGATCCTGCGGCGGCTTGCGGGAGTGCCCTGGGAGCGGCGCACCGCCCGCTACCGGGCGGTGGTGGCCGTGGCGCTGCCAGACGGGACCGTGCGGACGTTCGAGGGGACGTGCGAGGGAAGAATCGCCCTCGCACCCCGGGGGAGCGAGGGATTCGGCTACGACCCCATCTTCTACGTGCCGGACCTGGGGCGGACGGTGGCGGAGCTGGAGCCCCACGAGAAGGATCGCATCAGCCACCGGGGAAAGGCCATGGCGAGGGCCCGCGAGTTCCTCAGGAGCCTCGCGGGATGA
- a CDS encoding ABC transporter ATP-binding protein, with protein sequence MHEWVLRTEDLWKRFGGVAAVAGVNLAVPAGTIHAIIGPNGAGKTTLFHLLTGFLRPDRGRIWIRGEEVTGLAPHRVVRKRVARTFQITSVFPTATALENVQLACAVLRGHLWRPFASFRRVEMERAWDILRQVHLEEQAHRRAGELPHGDRKKLELALALACEPEILLLDEPTSGIPVPERPRLMALVRRVVEARGITTLLIEHDMDVVFSVADRITVLNRGTVIAEGTPEEVRGDPEVRRVYLGEETRESWRPIGR encoded by the coding sequence TTGCACGAATGGGTCCTGCGCACTGAGGACCTGTGGAAGCGCTTCGGAGGAGTGGCCGCGGTGGCCGGGGTGAACCTCGCGGTACCCGCGGGAACGATCCACGCCATCATCGGCCCCAACGGCGCGGGCAAAACCACCCTCTTTCACCTGCTCACGGGGTTCCTGCGCCCGGACCGGGGCCGGATCTGGATCCGGGGGGAGGAGGTCACGGGGTTGGCCCCACACCGGGTGGTTCGGAAGCGGGTGGCGCGGACGTTCCAGATCACGAGCGTTTTCCCCACTGCCACCGCCCTGGAGAACGTGCAGCTGGCGTGTGCGGTCCTGAGGGGTCATCTGTGGCGGCCCTTCGCCTCCTTCCGTCGGGTGGAGATGGAACGGGCGTGGGACATCCTCCGGCAGGTGCACCTGGAGGAGCAGGCGCACCGGAGGGCAGGGGAACTCCCACACGGAGACCGCAAGAAACTGGAGCTGGCCCTGGCCCTCGCGTGCGAGCCGGAGATCCTCCTGCTGGACGAGCCCACCTCCGGAATCCCGGTCCCGGAGCGTCCCCGGCTCATGGCCCTGGTGCGCCGGGTGGTGGAGGCCCGGGGGATCACCACCCTCCTCATCGAGCATGATATGGATGTGGTGTTCTCCGTAGCGGATCGGATCACGGTGCTGAACCGGGGTACGGTGATCGCGGAGGGAACCCCGGAGGAGGTCCGTGGGGATCCGGAGGTCCGACGGGTCTACCTGGGGGAGGAAACCCGGGAAAGCTGGAGGCCCATAGGGCGGTAG
- a CDS encoding glycosyltransferase — protein sequence MEHIADTGSCWIREEECPVRVCVYYEYHPSLLPSGGIRTAYRNHMEALRLAGVEVVHRPREPHDLLHLHSTGPLSLLLLERTTGMRPVVVHAHTTAEDFANSFRLSDTVAPMLGRYLRYFYNRADLVIAPSSYTARILRQHGVRAPVEVVSNGVDVRRFLPDPRRRLRGRARYRLSGFVVFAVGLVLLRKGIELFCETARRVPEARFVWFGPIHKAVKSETLRVLERAPENVRFTGYVENVLEAYAAGDVFFFPSTVENEGIAVLEAAACGKPLLLRAADCFRDRFTHGGNCLMAEDPDTFATYIRQLRGDPELRERLAQQARAFAEQHRLEVVGARLRELYEGLLLKRTDVPRAAPVP from the coding sequence ATGGAACACATTGCAGACACCGGGTCCTGCTGGATACGAGAGGAGGAGTGTCCGGTGCGGGTCTGCGTGTACTACGAGTACCATCCCTCCCTTCTTCCCAGTGGCGGGATTCGGACCGCATACCGGAACCACATGGAGGCGCTACGGCTGGCGGGGGTTGAGGTCGTCCACCGACCCCGGGAACCACACGATCTTCTACACCTCCACTCCACGGGCCCCCTCTCCTTACTCCTTCTGGAACGCACCACGGGCATGCGGCCCGTGGTGGTACATGCCCACACCACGGCGGAGGATTTTGCGAACTCCTTCCGGCTGAGCGATACGGTGGCGCCCATGCTGGGACGCTACCTCCGGTACTTCTACAACCGGGCGGACCTCGTGATCGCCCCGAGCTCCTACACCGCCCGGATCCTCCGGCAGCACGGCGTGCGGGCTCCCGTGGAGGTGGTGAGCAACGGGGTGGATGTCCGACGGTTCCTCCCGGATCCCCGGCGGCGCCTTCGGGGACGGGCCCGCTACCGCCTCAGCGGCTTTGTGGTGTTCGCGGTGGGGTTGGTGCTCCTGCGAAAGGGCATTGAGCTGTTCTGCGAGACTGCCCGACGGGTTCCGGAGGCCCGCTTCGTGTGGTTTGGCCCCATCCATAAGGCGGTGAAGTCCGAGACCCTGCGGGTTCTGGAGCGGGCCCCGGAGAACGTCCGGTTCACGGGGTACGTGGAGAACGTGCTGGAGGCGTACGCCGCGGGAGACGTATTCTTTTTCCCCAGCACGGTGGAGAACGAAGGGATCGCGGTGCTGGAGGCAGCCGCCTGCGGAAAGCCCCTCCTGCTGCGTGCTGCGGACTGCTTCCGGGACCGGTTCACCCACGGGGGGAACTGCCTGATGGCCGAGGACCCCGACACCTTCGCCACGTACATCCGCCAGCTGCGAGGCGATCCCGAACTTCGGGAGCGTCTCGCGCAACAGGCCCGGGCCTTCGCGGAACAGCACCGGCTGGAGGTGGTGGGCGCCCGGCTGCGGGAGCTGTACGAGGGCCTGCTTCTCAAGCGCACCGATGTCCCCCGCGCGGCTCCGGTTCCCTGA
- a CDS encoding branched-chain amino acid ABC transporter permease, whose translation MGGAVEVKRLWGVQTLAAARLRAWERLLIGMMAIGGLSAFPLLLPSPYVVQAVDVLLACLLAASLNLLVGYGGMLSLGHAAFFGVGGYVAGILVKRLGIPWFATVGVGTVVAALAAAGIGYFCVRLAGAYFVMLTLAFGQLLYTVFWKWKELTGGDDGLTDVFPPAPWTDPVVYYYLVLLVVGLALWGLWRVCASPFGAALKAVRDSPHRAEAVGIPVRRVQWAAFTLSGGLAGLAGALFVFHHGSMFPKVAGWQSSAEAALMVVLGGPERFVGPLVGAVVIKTLAFLVPRATPYWQFFLGVLLVLAAFLAPRGLVEMRGGRRR comes from the coding sequence GTGGGCGGAGCCGTGGAGGTCAAACGCCTGTGGGGCGTGCAGACGCTCGCGGCCGCACGGCTGAGGGCCTGGGAACGGCTCCTCATCGGGATGATGGCGATTGGCGGACTGTCCGCCTTCCCCCTCCTCCTTCCCTCCCCCTACGTGGTCCAGGCCGTGGACGTGCTGCTCGCGTGCCTCCTCGCCGCAAGCCTCAACCTCCTGGTGGGATACGGCGGTATGCTCAGCCTCGGGCATGCGGCTTTCTTCGGGGTCGGCGGGTACGTGGCGGGGATTCTCGTGAAACGTCTCGGGATTCCCTGGTTCGCCACCGTGGGGGTGGGAACGGTAGTGGCGGCCCTCGCGGCCGCGGGGATCGGGTACTTCTGCGTCCGGCTTGCGGGAGCCTACTTCGTCATGCTCACCTTGGCCTTCGGCCAGCTCCTGTACACGGTGTTCTGGAAGTGGAAGGAGTTGACGGGCGGCGACGACGGCCTCACGGATGTCTTCCCGCCGGCGCCCTGGACCGATCCCGTGGTGTACTACTACCTCGTGCTGCTGGTGGTGGGGCTGGCCCTCTGGGGGCTGTGGCGGGTGTGTGCGTCTCCCTTCGGCGCAGCCCTGAAGGCCGTACGGGATAGCCCGCATCGGGCGGAGGCCGTGGGGATTCCCGTGCGGCGGGTACAGTGGGCGGCGTTTACCCTCTCGGGTGGACTCGCGGGACTTGCCGGGGCTCTGTTTGTCTTCCACCACGGGAGCATGTTCCCCAAGGTGGCGGGATGGCAGAGCTCCGCGGAAGCGGCCCTCATGGTGGTGCTGGGGGGGCCGGAGCGGTTCGTGGGGCCCCTGGTGGGGGCCGTGGTGATAAAAACCCTGGCGTTCCTGGTCCCTCGGGCCACGCCGTACTGGCAGTTCTTCCTCGGGGTGTTGCTGGTGTTGGCGGCTTTCCTGGCGCCCAGGGGGCTGGTGGAGATGCGGGGTGGACGCCGGAGGTGA
- a CDS encoding glycosyltransferase family 4 protein — protein MRSARENQGRLSVAILSTYPPRECGIATFSRDLARGLREWGVHPLVVAMNDENGVYRYGPEVVGEIRENCREDYRSAAWRLNRERVEVVNIQHEFGIFGGEWGEELLELLDHLERPVVTTLHTVLSNPPAKPRQIIRTLCRRSAAVVVLSPSAVDLLEERYGVSRSRVRMIWHGVPVVERLPRAEAKERLGLGDRWVLTTFGLVGPGKGIEDVLDALPAVARVFPNVLYLVLGETHPNLRRREGEWYREMLMEQVQRLGIQDLVRFENRYMEDGELIGYLQATDIYLTPYRNPDQIVSGTLSWALACGCAVVSTPYRYAQDVLSDGRGVLVPFRSPAAIVAAVTDLLSDPARRERIGERTWRFAQQMRWPAVAQAYATLFREVARQMQVEAAV, from the coding sequence ATGCGCAGCGCGCGGGAGAACCAGGGTCGGTTGAGCGTCGCGATCCTTTCCACCTACCCTCCCCGGGAATGCGGGATCGCCACCTTCAGCCGGGATCTGGCCCGGGGGCTCCGGGAGTGGGGGGTACATCCCCTGGTGGTGGCCATGAACGACGAGAACGGGGTGTACCGGTATGGTCCGGAGGTGGTGGGGGAGATCCGGGAGAACTGCCGGGAAGACTACCGTTCTGCGGCCTGGCGTCTCAACCGGGAGCGGGTGGAAGTGGTGAACATCCAGCACGAGTTTGGGATCTTCGGGGGGGAGTGGGGAGAGGAGCTCTTGGAGCTCCTGGATCACCTGGAGCGCCCGGTGGTGACCACCCTCCACACGGTGCTCTCGAATCCGCCCGCCAAGCCCCGGCAGATCATCCGAACCCTGTGCCGCCGCTCCGCGGCCGTGGTGGTCCTGAGCCCCTCCGCGGTGGACCTCCTGGAGGAGCGGTACGGGGTGAGCCGCAGTCGGGTGCGCATGATCTGGCACGGGGTCCCCGTCGTGGAGAGACTCCCTCGGGCGGAAGCGAAGGAACGGCTGGGTCTAGGGGACCGGTGGGTGCTGACCACCTTCGGATTGGTAGGCCCCGGAAAGGGCATTGAGGATGTTCTGGATGCCCTGCCCGCCGTGGCCCGGGTCTTTCCGAACGTCCTGTACCTGGTGCTGGGGGAGACCCACCCCAACCTGCGGCGTCGGGAAGGGGAGTGGTACCGGGAGATGCTGATGGAGCAGGTCCAGCGCCTGGGAATCCAGGACCTGGTGCGCTTCGAGAACCGCTACATGGAGGATGGGGAGCTCATCGGGTATCTTCAGGCCACGGACATCTATCTCACCCCGTACCGCAACCCCGATCAGATCGTGAGCGGCACCCTCTCCTGGGCTCTCGCGTGCGGGTGCGCGGTGGTGAGTACCCCGTACCGGTACGCCCAGGACGTGCTCAGTGACGGCCGCGGGGTGCTCGTGCCCTTCCGATCGCCTGCCGCCATCGTGGCCGCGGTGACAGACCTCCTCTCGGATCCGGCGCGGCGGGAGCGAATCGGAGAGCGGACCTGGCGGTTCGCCCAGCAGATGCGCTGGCCCGCGGTGGCTCAGGCCTACGCCACGCTCTTCCGGGAGGTCGCCCGACAGATGCAGGTGGAAGCAGCGGTGTAG